A DNA window from Grus americana isolate bGruAme1 chromosome 27, bGruAme1.mat, whole genome shotgun sequence contains the following coding sequences:
- the LOC129197021 gene encoding olfactory receptor 14A16-like: QPLHYGTLLGSRACVHMAAAAWGSGFLNAVLHTANTFSIPLCQGNALDQFFCEVPQILKLSCSDTYLREVGLLILSCFLALGCFVFIVLSYVQIFRAVLRIPSEQGWHKAFSMCLPHLAVISLFVSTGIFAHLKPPSISSPSLDLVVAVLYSVVPPAVNPLI; encoded by the coding sequence caacccctgcactacgggaccctcctgggtagcagagcttgtgtccacatggcagcagctgcctggggcagtgggtttctcaatgctgtgctgcacacggccaatacattttctatacctctctgccagggcaatgccctggaccagttcttctgtgaagttccccagatcctcaagctctcctgctcagacacctacctcagggaagttgggcttcttatattaagctgttttttagcacttgggtgttttgttttcattgtgctgtcctatgtgcagatcttcagggccgtgctgaggatcccctctgagcagggatggcacaaagccttttccatgtgcctccctcacctggctgtcatctccctgtttgtcagcactggcatatttgctcacctgaaacccccctccatctcctccccatccctggacctggtggtggcagttctgtactcggtggtgcctccagcagtgaaccccctcatc